The nucleotide window GATGCAGATAAAGAGGGTTTCCTGCGTGATGAAAGGTCTTTGACACAGACAGCGGGACGTGCTGCGCGTAACGTAGACGGGCTGGTGATCTTTTATGCAGACCATATTACAGACAGTATGCAGCGTACGATCGATGAAACGGATCGTCGCCGTGAGAAGCAGCAGGCATTTAACCTGGAGCATAATATTACGCCCCGTACGGTACGCAAAAGCAAAGAGCAGATCCTGGGTCAGACTTCTGTATTGGAAATCAAACATTTCGACGAATCCTCTCCGTATGCTGTGCATGATGAAGTGACGTTGGTAGCTGAAGATGCCATGCAAGTGGCTAAGGAAACCACCGCTGCGGCGAAAACGATTCCGCAGATGGAAAAGGCAATTTCGAAAGTCAAGAAAGATATGGAAAAGGCTGCGAAGGACCTGGACTTTATGGAAGCGGCCCGTTTACGCGATCAGATGTTTGCGATGGAGCGGGAATTACAGGAAATGAAACAATAATAATCTCTTCCTTCTAAAAATATTATATGTAATTATTTATAATATAACATTGTGAATCTGATTTCACAATGTTATATTATAAATATGTAATTGTTTGTTAAACATGATGTTGAAAGTGATTCAGCGGAATTGTAGTAGAACGTTAGCCGATTTTTTTTAAATAAATCTCAACCCTTCTTTTGTTGTTTGTAATTGATTGATAATTATCTATTTGTGTAGATATTATCGATTGTAATGCCTTTGTTTAGCAACAGGAAATAATAATTAATATTATTAATATTTATAATTTAATTGACGCAATCCTAATTTTTGTTGTCTTAATTAAAATTTTTCTATTTTTCAGTCATTCTATTTGATGTTTTAAATTTCACTTCTACTTTTATTTAAGAAATTTAAAAATCAAATGCTATGAAGAAAAATTCATTCCAAGACTATCTCCCCTTTATTTTTCTGGCGATAGTGGCAATAATTGGAATTTTTATTCCAGCTTTCCCTAACTTTTCAGATGTTAGTAAATATAATACGGCTGACATCGCCTGGATTCTGGTAGCATCTTCCCTGGTATTTTTAATGACACCGGGTCTGTCTTTCTTTTATGGCGGGATGGTAAACCGGAAGAATGTTATTTCCACCATGATGCAAAGCTTTATAGCTACTGGTCTGATCAGCGTTGTGTGGGTGGTGGTAGGTTTTAGTCTGGCATTTGGAAAATCTTATCATGGCATTATTGGTGACCCCTACTCCTTCTTTATGTTCCGCAATGTTGGATCAGGTGCTCCCTGGAGCCTGGCTCCTACTATTCCGCTGTTGTTGTTTGCGCTCTTTCAGATGAAGTTTGCCATCATCACTCCTGCGCTGGTAGTAGGTGCTGTAGCGGAAAGGATCCGTTTTACTTCCTATGTGTTGTTCATGGTGTTGTTCAGCATATTGGTATATGCGCCAATCGCACACTGGACCTGGCATCCGGACGGTATATTGTTTAAACTCGGTGTACTCGACTTTGCCGGTGGTACCGTGGTGCATATCTCTGCAGGTTGTGCGGCACTGGCGGGTGCGCTGGTGCTCAAACGCCGGAAAGACCATATCGAAAAGAAAGAACTGCAGCCGGCCAATATCCCCTTCGTATTATTAGGTACCGGTTTGCTGTGGTTCGGTTGGTTTGGTTTTAACGCTGGTTCGGCACTGGGTGCCAATGCGTTGGCTGCTACTGCCTTTGCTACTACCAATACCGCCACTGCTGCTGCTGGTTTGTCATGGGTGTTCTTTGATGTGATCCGTGGCAGAAAACCATCTGCACTCGGTTTCTGTATAGGCGCTGTGGTAGGGCTGGTAGCCATCACACCAGCTGCCGGTTATGTTGCTATCCCACAGAGTATATTCATCGGTTTTATAGCAGCCATCATATCCAACATGGCCGTTCACTGGAAGTCCAAAACCAGCCTCGACGACACACTGGACGTATTCCCTTGCCATGGCCTGGGTGGTATGGTAGGTATGTTGCTCACCGGCATCTTCGCTACCAAAGCAATCAATGAAGGCGGTAACAATGGCTGGTTATACGGCAATTTCGACCTCTTCAAAAATCAGGTACTCGGATTGCTGCTGGTGGTAGGTT belongs to Chitinophaga sp. HK235 and includes:
- a CDS encoding ammonium transporter; translated protein: MKKNSFQDYLPFIFLAIVAIIGIFIPAFPNFSDVSKYNTADIAWILVASSLVFLMTPGLSFFYGGMVNRKNVISTMMQSFIATGLISVVWVVVGFSLAFGKSYHGIIGDPYSFFMFRNVGSGAPWSLAPTIPLLLFALFQMKFAIITPALVVGAVAERIRFTSYVLFMVLFSILVYAPIAHWTWHPDGILFKLGVLDFAGGTVVHISAGCAALAGALVLKRRKDHIEKKELQPANIPFVLLGTGLLWFGWFGFNAGSALGANALAATAFATTNTATAAAGLSWVFFDVIRGRKPSALGFCIGAVVGLVAITPAAGYVAIPQSIFIGFIAAIISNMAVHWKSKTSLDDTLDVFPCHGLGGMVGMLLTGIFATKAINEGGNNGWLYGNFDLFKNQVLGLLLVVGYSFIMSVAIFKLINLIHPLRVSEDEEALGLDVTQHNEHYHPAMMSVTDNGTLKEEELVHS